Part of the Citrus sinensis cultivar Valencia sweet orange chromosome 2, DVS_A1.0, whole genome shotgun sequence genome, AACATCTTATCAACTTCATCAAAATGGAAAGAGTCTTCATCTTTCCCCAAAGATTTGACATTTCTCAAGTCAATAGATATTTGCCGGAGGTGTTCTTCGAAATCTTCATGCTCTTCATCATTTTGCACTGGAAATTTATCAAACTGATCCAAATAAAGTGGTCGGAGTTCTGCCTTCTCCTCAGTTTCTGTCTCGGAGTCGGTCTCAAAAATATCTGATAAATCTTCAGAATCTGATGCCATCAATGACTCAGTTGTAGGATCATTTTCAGAACACTCCATCATGCTTGGAATGCTTCCAAAGTCTGGCTTATCTAGTTCAGTGTTTTGGACATCTTCTGCCGCATCAGATCTATTTTCAGCTCTTGTTTCAGCCTGTGCTCGATGCAACTCTAGTTCCTGCTCAAGTTTTGGAATATATTTCCTAACAGCTCGAAGGCCATCTCTATATTTAGATTTATCCAAAGCCTGTAACAGAGAAATGAAAAGGGAACGCTAAATATCGtatgaaagattttgaaaaacagAATAGATGGACATGGGTTCAAAACTTACAACTAGAATGAGGACAGATCACTTAACGGTTAACAGCAGAAAGAAGAATATGATGCATTCAGCATATTTATAGAGTGTATGGATCAAGGAAGAGAAGCAAAACCTTCTTTCTAGAGAGTGTGATCCGAGGTGACATTATCTCTGTTGGGGGTTGAGCATAATTCTTCCCTCTGTACATGattattgtattttcttcatgaATTTCAAGAACAATGCCTCCAGTCAGTCTTGCTAGCTCAGCTGCAATCTCCTTAACCTCCTCTGCTGAGAATGTCTTTACAATCACCTTCAGAGTCTGATGTTTCTTCCAATGCAAGTGCATGTTCAGAATTACACCCTGGTATATTCCTCGTCTTCCAACTGGAACGTAATTCTTGCACTTGCGACCCATCTTCAGAAAATAAAAGTGCTCTTCTGGTGTTAATATCTCTGGATCATGGGTCATTTCTGAGGACTCCTTCGGTTCAATCTTTTTCAATCCTTCAACAATCCTTTCCTCTTTCTTCCGAGCCTGGAAAAGAACCAGTAGCAGAATAGACCCTAAGCATCTAAAACCAGGATGATAAATGGTCATAATCCAACAAGTTGATACTATGTTgaatatctaaaataaatctttatttCTGATCAAATCCAACTCGAAGTCAATTAAGAGAATCACATTAAACTGGATGTTTACCTTTCTCAgcttatacaaaattttttcttcGGCCGTCATCCTTTCatactctttcttcttcttatacCTAAAGTGCTTTAACCACCTTACAACTGCCCGTTTTCCCTTGAGTTTTTTCCTCTTAACTTTAGCAACACCGGCTCCGTCAGCAGATGAGCTATTTTCAGAACTTTCCTGTTTCTCCACAACTTTTTCAATAGAATTCCGCAAAGGAGCTGAATGTATCCACAGACGCCCCTCTATTGAGAATCTTTTTAAACCATAGCATGGTCCAAAAGCCTTGCACAAAACATCAACCATGCTACTGCAATGTAAGCTAAGTCTCATGCAAATTCCAAACTTACAGATATAAACTAATTTAAGCCTAATAAATTACAAACGCAACtcaatcaaacaaatttcttttttacattttgaaaataaataaataaaagattcaatttttaCACATATTGAGAGTGGGAGAGAGCAGTACCTGATTCTTTGAAAAggatatttattataagaaaaggGTTTGAATATGTGGAATTTCGAGAGGAGAATCTTGAACTGCGGAGATTTACGAAGAGCCATTGAAGCTGAGGAAACCAAAACCCTTCCCCCCATTTTCTCAATCTGTTTCTGTTTCAGTTGTTTGCTCTCGAGCCGGTCCAGTATTTCTAAAGTCTCTCGACCGGTTGAGCCGGTCTCGGTTCTGCCCGCAGACGCGGCCTGTTCATACAAAAGGCCCCTTACCTTTGTAGGCCCATTACCTCGTAACCACATAGTAACAgtgtatttttgttataattattgaCATTAATACTAAGTTACTAATCAGATAATTCCTGAAACACAACTAAATCATTTGAAATTAGTgttaacaaataaacaaaagattgaactggaaaataatgataaaggTCACCAATCAATAAGCCGATATAAAACATTGatatgatgaaaaatgaaCCCAGAAAAGGGACATTGTATACTCTTTCTAAATGAAATGATACAACAAGTTACCCTCGATGAGGttcatttaattctaattCATAGAACTCTTCTAATAcaagattaattatttattaatcatcTCAAGGCAGCAAATCCACCGCCTTTCATCATCTGCTTAAACTCATTGTAATTCACCATTCCATCTCCATCAACATCAACTTTCTTTATCATCAACTTGCAATCTTCTACGGTTCTTCCTTGCTTGAGCCCCAAGGAAGCCAAAACTGATCTCAATTCTTCTACTGTTATATAACCGTCTCCATTTTGATCAAACACGTTGAATGCTTCTTTCATGTCTTCTTCCTCGTCTCTCTCATCCATTATCGTTTGATACAAGGATCCAAACTCATTTATGTCTACGTAACCGTCGCCATTCACATCTATTTTTTCAATCATTTGAACCAATTCATTATCAGGAATATAGAttcccaaattttttaatgagtcGCTTAACTCTTTCCTTGTGATCTTTCCATCTCCATTCCTGTCAAACATTTGAAAGACTCGACGAAGTTCCGTAT contains:
- the LOC102619072 gene encoding calmodulin-like protein 3, translating into MDTELRRVFQMFDRNGDGKITRKELSDSLKNLGIYIPDNELVQMIEKIDVNGDGYVDINEFGSLYQTIMDERDEEEDMKEAFNVFDQNGDGYITVEELRSVLASLGLKQGRTVEDCKLMIKKVDVDGDGMVNYNEFKQMMKGGGFAALR
- the LOC102620415 gene encoding uncharacterized CRM domain-containing protein At3g25440, chloroplastic isoform X1, which gives rise to MGGRVLVSSASMALRKSPQFKILLSKFHIFKPFSYNKYPFQRISSMVDVLCKAFGPCYGLKRFSIEGRLWIHSAPLRNSIEKVVEKQESSENSSSADGAGVAKVKRKKLKGKRAVVRWLKHFRYKKKKEYERMTAEEKILYKLRKARKKEERIVEGLKKIEPKESSEMTHDPEILTPEEHFYFLKMGRKCKNYVPVGRRGIYQGVILNMHLHWKKHQTLKVIVKTFSAEEVKEIAAELARLTGGIVLEIHEENTIIMYRGKNYAQPPTEIMSPRITLSRKKALDKSKYRDGLRAVRKYIPKLEQELELHRAQAETRAENRSDAAEDVQNTELDKPDFGSIPSMMECSENDPTTESLMASDSEDLSDIFETDSETETEEKAELRPLYLDQFDKFPVQNDEEHEDFEEHLRQISIDLRNVKSLGKDEDSFHFDEVDKMFLRAASLLKKQKR
- the LOC102620415 gene encoding uncharacterized CRM domain-containing protein At3g25440, chloroplastic isoform X2, giving the protein MGGRVLVSSASMALRKSPQFKILLSKFHIFKPFSYNKYPFQRISMVDVLCKAFGPCYGLKRFSIEGRLWIHSAPLRNSIEKVVEKQESSENSSSADGAGVAKVKRKKLKGKRAVVRWLKHFRYKKKKEYERMTAEEKILYKLRKARKKEERIVEGLKKIEPKESSEMTHDPEILTPEEHFYFLKMGRKCKNYVPVGRRGIYQGVILNMHLHWKKHQTLKVIVKTFSAEEVKEIAAELARLTGGIVLEIHEENTIIMYRGKNYAQPPTEIMSPRITLSRKKALDKSKYRDGLRAVRKYIPKLEQELELHRAQAETRAENRSDAAEDVQNTELDKPDFGSIPSMMECSENDPTTESLMASDSEDLSDIFETDSETETEEKAELRPLYLDQFDKFPVQNDEEHEDFEEHLRQISIDLRNVKSLGKDEDSFHFDEVDKMFLRAASLLKKQKR
- the LOC102620415 gene encoding uncharacterized CRM domain-containing protein At3g25440, chloroplastic isoform X3; translated protein: MTAEEKILYKLRKARKKEERIVEGLKKIEPKESSEMTHDPEILTPEEHFYFLKMGRKCKNYVPVGRRGIYQGVILNMHLHWKKHQTLKVIVKTFSAEEVKEIAAELARLTGGIVLEIHEENTIIMYRGKNYAQPPTEIMSPRITLSRKKALDKSKYRDGLRAVRKYIPKLEQELELHRAQAETRAENRSDAAEDVQNTELDKPDFGSIPSMMECSENDPTTESLMASDSEDLSDIFETDSETETEEKAELRPLYLDQFDKFPVQNDEEHEDFEEHLRQISIDLRNVKSLGKDEDSFHFDEVDKMFLRAASLLKKQKR